In Oscillatoria acuminata PCC 6304, a single window of DNA contains:
- a CDS encoding phage tail protein has product MADLFVISSNRFSFTYGGKEFPLLKISGIDVQAKTAGHKSPIASGKNAQMSRQTVSTGYYNNQNITIEAVLQDGVKTLYDIFKKGLPATYGGDGKWSGNFSDAAITIFDPDAKEVLTYNLKQCQMVSYEVSEFNVSGDQFLTEKFELNVESVERKQ; this is encoded by the coding sequence ATGGCAGATCTGTTTGTAATTTCTTCAAATAGGTTTTCTTTTACCTACGGGGGAAAAGAATTTCCACTGCTCAAAATCAGTGGCATTGATGTTCAAGCCAAAACCGCTGGACATAAATCCCCGATCGCCTCGGGGAAAAATGCTCAAATGTCCCGGCAAACTGTTTCAACTGGATACTATAACAACCAAAATATTACCATTGAAGCAGTCCTCCAAGATGGCGTAAAAACCCTTTACGACATTTTTAAAAAAGGCTTGCCAGCCACCTACGGAGGGGATGGAAAATGGAGCGGTAATTTTTCCGATGCAGCGATTACTATCTTCGACCCCGATGCCAAAGAAGTTCTAACCTATAACCTCAAACAGTGTCAAATGGTCAGCTATGAAGTCAGTGAATTTAATGTCAGTGGCGACCAATTTCTGACGGAAAAATTTGAACTGAATGTAGAAAGTGTTGAACGGAAGCAGTAG
- a CDS encoding phage tail sheath family protein, which produces MPLDYFAPGVYVEEVDRGSRPIEGVSLSVPGFIGFTEDVRGDAEVFQPMMVTTWDQYLEYFGKPGSDGFTDFDAYLPFAVYGWFLNGGGRCWVSSIGTKLPGSEAPPPEKTATKLLTSSGRPALLFNLKGAAGETEDGEAPALPAATGRVTVKVESSTPKPPEDEDAEPPIDDGQFFKVTVKRGDTVVETHDNLTMKEDVEADLGSYVLTALQESEAIDVSIPEGLGAISPLSKRPLNGTYEVAPPPPFIQDPDRLPRELQGKRDDRTGVQGIFEIDDVAMIACPDLMRVYQEGLMDIDQVHGVMEMMVSMCENSAPSPPFRMVVLDPPPIKPGKNENRAVAPEQQKPQDVAKWLREGFNRRSMFAALYYPWIKVANPRNGGRPIAIPPCGHMMGVWCRTDETRGLFKAPANDTPRGVIGLAYETNFREQELLNPLGINCIRNFSNYNRGIKIWGARTLAEPDNIQWRYIPVRRMMSYIEKSIEIGTQWVVFEPNDSTLWGRVTRTVSSFLEGLWRQGALVGGTASESFFVKCDGELNTADTMMMGRLYIEVGVAPVRPAEFVIFRISQWAPGQ; this is translated from the coding sequence ATGCCCTTGGATTATTTTGCTCCTGGCGTCTATGTTGAAGAAGTAGACCGAGGTAGTCGCCCGATCGAAGGCGTCAGTCTCAGTGTTCCTGGCTTTATCGGCTTTACGGAAGATGTCCGTGGTGATGCTGAAGTCTTTCAACCCATGATGGTGACCACCTGGGATCAATACCTAGAGTATTTTGGGAAACCTGGCTCTGATGGGTTTACCGACTTCGATGCTTACCTCCCCTTTGCTGTTTACGGGTGGTTCTTGAATGGCGGGGGTCGCTGTTGGGTGAGCAGTATTGGGACCAAACTCCCGGGTTCTGAAGCGCCACCGCCGGAAAAAACTGCCACGAAATTGCTCACCTCCTCCGGTCGTCCTGCCTTATTATTCAACCTCAAAGGAGCCGCCGGGGAAACAGAAGATGGGGAAGCGCCCGCACTTCCCGCAGCCACGGGACGGGTAACGGTCAAAGTTGAAAGCAGTACGCCGAAGCCTCCAGAAGATGAAGATGCCGAACCCCCCATTGACGATGGTCAATTCTTTAAAGTGACCGTAAAACGTGGGGATACAGTGGTGGAAACCCATGATAATCTGACCATGAAAGAAGATGTAGAGGCCGACTTAGGCAGCTATGTCTTGACCGCATTGCAGGAATCCGAGGCGATCGATGTCAGCATCCCCGAAGGTCTAGGAGCCATCTCACCTCTCTCCAAGCGGCCCCTCAATGGCACCTACGAAGTTGCCCCTCCCCCCCCCTTCATTCAAGACCCCGATCGCCTCCCGCGAGAACTCCAAGGCAAACGCGACGATCGCACCGGCGTTCAAGGGATCTTTGAAATTGACGACGTAGCCATGATCGCCTGTCCCGACCTGATGCGCGTCTATCAAGAAGGGCTCATGGACATCGACCAGGTACATGGTGTCATGGAAATGATGGTGAGTATGTGTGAAAACTCTGCTCCCAGTCCCCCGTTCCGCATGGTCGTCCTCGACCCACCCCCGATCAAACCCGGGAAAAATGAGAACCGCGCCGTTGCTCCCGAACAGCAAAAGCCCCAAGATGTAGCCAAATGGTTACGCGAAGGATTTAACCGCAGGTCCATGTTTGCCGCCCTTTACTATCCCTGGATCAAAGTCGCCAACCCCCGCAACGGCGGTCGTCCCATCGCCATTCCCCCCTGCGGTCACATGATGGGCGTCTGGTGTCGCACCGATGAAACCCGGGGTCTGTTCAAAGCTCCCGCCAACGATACTCCCCGGGGTGTAATTGGTCTAGCTTACGAAACCAACTTCCGCGAACAAGAACTGTTAAACCCCCTGGGGATCAACTGTATCCGGAACTTCTCCAACTACAATCGCGGCATTAAAATCTGGGGCGCACGCACCCTCGCCGAACCGGATAACATCCAATGGCGTTATATTCCCGTGCGTCGGATGATGAGCTATATCGAGAAATCCATTGAAATCGGCACCCAGTGGGTCGTGTTTGAACCCAACGATTCCACCCTCTGGGGACGAGTCACCCGCACGGTTTCCAGCTTCCTAGAAGGTCTCTGGCGTCAGGGCGCATTGGTGGGCGGTACCGCCTCTGAATCCTTCTTTGTCAAGTGCGACGGCGAACTCAACACCGCCGACACCATGATGATGGGTCGTTTGTACATCGAAGTGGGAGTCGCCCCCGTGCGACCGGCGGAATTCGTAATCTTCCGCATCAGCCAATGGGCACCGGGCCAATAA
- a CDS encoding DUF4255 domain-containing protein has translation MIPAVAQTLAEILAGGTSAIRMEQIDFNSPTSGLNNQAARLNLYCYDVRENPQMQTTHRQTDPSTIWVDVSFLITAWDNTALGEQHLLSEALTILLPYHCLPSERLAPALQGKGTLPMRISADGLSEIAAIWTALGVPLRPGLYLTVTVPFTSQTEPAMKEIAFTSSQ, from the coding sequence ATGATTCCTGCTGTTGCCCAGACCTTAGCAGAAATCCTGGCAGGCGGGACCTCAGCGATCAGGATGGAGCAAATTGATTTCAATTCTCCAACTTCCGGGCTGAACAATCAGGCTGCGAGGCTCAACCTCTACTGCTACGACGTTCGGGAAAACCCCCAAATGCAAACCACCCATAGACAGACCGACCCCTCAACCATTTGGGTTGATGTCTCGTTTCTGATCACAGCTTGGGATAATACAGCCCTAGGAGAGCAGCATCTGTTATCAGAAGCACTGACAATTCTCCTCCCGTACCATTGTTTACCGTCCGAACGTTTAGCTCCAGCCTTGCAAGGCAAGGGAACTTTACCGATGAGGATTTCTGCGGATGGGCTGAGTGAAATTGCAGCAATTTGGACCGCATTAGGCGTCCCTCTACGTCCCGGTTTGTATCTAACTGTAACTGTTCCATTCACCAGCCAAACCGAACCTGCTATGAAGGAAATTGCTTTTACCTCGTCTCAATAA
- a CDS encoding sensor histidine kinase produces MEPLSLGMFLSRSQVPSTSAIPEFSLEETRPLLNPTPSRSQSLAIESVCRQQIQQLIGYLPLVGAWIIYSDFEAEQPRRWVGEARGDRPEFNEEELSYLKSEVWLPDELPVDRLSQLNAYYVYPLPPLAAGGSTEYFPKIDLGRLSDCLSPLIVPPGDRSGSVAQKVPPQNHPSCALAQSRSYLLLWSTESLSPFQVEFVEQQMPMLHHYLRGAVVSNQQSSELQLLRQSLYKAEHQLRNSLALISLYAETLCLGLPTGSFQEQATVIRESVSELSANLTTLLNCGKPAHKLPEQRHDLRQIVEETLKLMQPKLQKKDIKVKASKISVMLPIDRWQIKQVFENLLNNAIAFSPLGSRITCEWQVFYHEVLVSLSDQGPGLSREDLQQAFTPFYTRRPGGTGLGLPIAKKIILDHQGSIWVQNHPESGALFSFTLPRHPQLD; encoded by the coding sequence ATGGAACCGTTGAGTCTTGGAATGTTTTTGTCTCGCTCTCAAGTGCCTTCGACCTCCGCTATCCCGGAATTTTCCTTGGAAGAGACTAGACCCTTGCTGAACCCAACTCCTTCGCGATCGCAATCCCTCGCGATTGAATCAGTCTGCCGCCAACAAATTCAGCAGCTTATCGGCTATCTGCCTTTGGTCGGTGCTTGGATTATTTACTCGGATTTTGAGGCGGAACAACCTCGACGTTGGGTGGGTGAAGCGAGGGGCGATCGCCCTGAATTTAATGAGGAGGAGTTATCTTACCTAAAGTCTGAGGTTTGGTTACCTGATGAGTTGCCGGTTGATCGTCTGTCTCAACTTAATGCTTATTATGTTTACCCCCTTCCTCCCTTAGCTGCTGGGGGTTCTACCGAGTATTTCCCCAAGATCGACTTAGGTCGGTTATCCGATTGTCTCTCTCCTTTGATTGTTCCCCCTGGCGATCGCTCTGGATCTGTAGCGCAGAAGGTCCCCCCTCAGAATCATCCCTCTTGTGCCCTTGCTCAAAGCCGTTCCTATCTCCTGTTATGGTCTACAGAATCTCTCTCTCCCTTCCAGGTAGAATTTGTGGAACAACAGATGCCTATGCTCCACCATTATCTCCGGGGTGCAGTCGTCTCCAACCAACAATCTTCTGAACTTCAATTACTGCGGCAATCTCTCTATAAGGCGGAACATCAACTGCGGAATTCTCTGGCTCTGATTAGCCTTTATGCTGAAACCCTTTGTCTGGGATTACCAACGGGTTCGTTTCAAGAACAAGCTACAGTCATTCGGGAATCGGTGAGTGAACTCAGTGCTAACTTGACTACTTTACTCAATTGTGGTAAACCGGCTCATAAATTGCCGGAACAGCGCCATGATTTACGCCAGATTGTCGAGGAAACCCTTAAATTGATGCAACCTAAATTGCAGAAAAAAGATATCAAGGTTAAGGCTTCTAAAATTTCGGTGATGCTACCCATAGATCGGTGGCAAATCAAACAGGTATTTGAGAATCTCTTGAATAATGCGATCGCTTTTAGTCCCCTCGGTAGCCGGATTACTTGCGAGTGGCAAGTTTTTTATCATGAGGTGCTAGTCTCCCTGAGCGATCAGGGTCCGGGCCTTTCCCGAGAAGACCTACAACAGGCATTTACCCCTTTTTATACCCGACGACCTGGGGGAACCGGATTGGGGTTACCCATCGCCAAAAAAATTATCCTTGACCATCAAGGCAGCATTTGGGTCCAAAATCATCCCGAAAGTGGGGCGCTTTTTTCGTTTACCTTGCCCCGTCATCCTCAATTGGATTAG
- a CDS encoding response regulator, whose product MMTPQLVSILLVDDDPIFRHGLKTLLSFYNNNGLFRMDVVGEAASVDQALKVTSQQHPALILLDLELAQTDGIEALLQLREQSFPGKAIVLSAHHEDEAVFRSMQAGARGYVFKESVAKQLWDAIATVMKDEVYLAPEVATSFFRIFHFYSGHSLQGCKNIRLTDREREVLEWLVKGASNEEIARHLYVTVATVKAHLTAIFEKLGVSSRTQAIVKALKVGLVAS is encoded by the coding sequence ATGATGACACCTCAGTTAGTTTCCATTCTACTGGTTGATGATGATCCAATATTTCGTCATGGATTAAAAACTCTGCTGAGTTTTTACAATAATAACGGTTTGTTTAGGATGGACGTGGTTGGGGAGGCGGCTTCAGTAGATCAAGCCTTAAAGGTCACTTCCCAGCAACATCCCGCTTTAATATTACTGGATTTAGAATTAGCTCAAACTGATGGGATTGAAGCATTGCTACAATTGCGGGAACAATCTTTTCCAGGTAAGGCAATTGTCTTATCAGCCCATCATGAAGATGAAGCGGTATTTAGGTCCATGCAAGCAGGGGCGCGGGGGTATGTGTTTAAAGAATCTGTGGCGAAACAACTCTGGGATGCCATTGCTACGGTTATGAAGGATGAAGTCTATTTAGCCCCGGAGGTTGCTACGAGTTTTTTCCGCATCTTTCATTTTTATTCCGGTCATTCTTTGCAAGGGTGTAAAAATATCCGCTTAACCGATCGCGAACGGGAAGTTTTAGAATGGTTAGTCAAAGGGGCTTCCAATGAGGAAATCGCCCGTCACCTTTATGTTACGGTGGCAACAGTTAAAGCCCACTTAACGGCTATTTTTGAAAAACTCGGCGTCAGCAGTCGAACTCAAGCCATTGTCAAGGCATTAAAAGTCGGGTTAGTTGCTAGTTAA
- a CDS encoding class I SAM-dependent methyltransferase: protein MLPNKTPSSALTHKPIPQPSPQIHEKHFQHLQGQFQARGEILFPCVPELLQLYLQQIAALLSSFNSVIEPSTLAKLPKELENQLISGFATSPHSKLIFTYEPSPQGVTLTLKPFISSVADQYQDWVKQREPPLFGTHPDAKVMAIAAQFADPADSPILDIGAGTGRNTLPLAQRGYPVDAVELTPAFIEQIQEAAQKQKLPVRGILGDILDRQVKLQPAYYQGVILCEVIASHFGSGDRLRQLFARICDTLRPGGLLLFSLFLAVDDYQPDNLTRELSQVTWSCIFTRSELAAAMERLPLTVLSDESVLEYEREHLPVAAWPPTGWFIKWCQGENLFPLHNQGKPPMELRWILCQRR from the coding sequence ATGTTGCCTAACAAAACCCCATCTTCTGCCCTTACCCACAAACCCATCCCCCAACCTTCACCCCAGATTCACGAGAAACACTTCCAACACCTGCAAGGCCAGTTTCAGGCCAGAGGCGAAATCCTGTTTCCCTGTGTTCCTGAATTGTTGCAACTGTATCTGCAACAGATCGCCGCCTTGTTGAGTAGTTTCAACAGCGTCATCGAACCCTCCACCCTCGCCAAACTGCCGAAAGAACTGGAAAACCAGTTAATCTCTGGATTTGCCACCTCTCCCCATTCCAAATTAATTTTTACTTATGAACCGAGTCCCCAGGGGGTGACCCTGACACTCAAGCCGTTTATTTCCTCCGTCGCCGATCAGTACCAGGATTGGGTAAAACAACGGGAACCCCCCTTATTTGGCACCCATCCCGATGCCAAAGTTATGGCAATCGCTGCCCAATTTGCAGATCCTGCTGATTCCCCCATCTTAGATATTGGGGCCGGAACGGGTAGAAATACCCTGCCCTTAGCCCAACGGGGTTATCCCGTGGATGCCGTGGAGTTAACCCCAGCATTTATCGAACAAATCCAAGAGGCAGCCCAAAAACAGAAACTGCCAGTCCGAGGAATTCTGGGGGATATCCTCGATCGCCAAGTCAAGCTACAACCCGCCTATTATCAAGGGGTGATACTCTGTGAAGTAATTGCCTCCCATTTTGGGTCCGGCGATCGCCTCCGCCAGTTGTTCGCCCGAATTTGCGATACCTTACGTCCGGGGGGTTTATTGTTATTTAGTCTGTTCTTAGCCGTGGATGACTATCAACCAGACAACCTCACCCGAGAACTCTCTCAAGTCACTTGGTCCTGTATTTTTACCCGGTCAGAACTTGCCGCAGCAATGGAGAGATTGCCCCTAACCGTCTTATCCGATGAGTCAGTTTTAGAGTATGAACGGGAACATCTCCCAGTCGCCGCATGGCCGCCAACCGGATGGTTTATCAAATGGTGTCAGGGTGAAAATTTATTTCCCTTACACAACCAAGGGAAACCCCCGATGGAGTTGCGGTGGATTCTGTGTCAACGGCGGTAA
- a CDS encoding class I SAM-dependent methyltransferase has translation MQTLVNPHPIMYSDPVIDSPTPENQPLTNPPTLQPGPLVQLQHRFQGRGQIIMPCIPALLEHYLNSIAQLLNALGQTLDHDGVTHLSQSLWRKLQEGFETSPHAKIVLTYEPQPHDSSQLKFQVSLLTPGLAEEYQKWVKTKEPPLFGAYPDAKATAIAAQFDNPANAPIVDIGAGTGRNSIPLAQRGHPVDAVELAPIFIQDLQATAHHQNLPLRVIPGNILDRPLKLPPAYYQLAIVSEVISHFRDPCELRLLLAKLSDAVLTGGFILFNLFLPLQDYQPDRLVVELSQSSWCTLFTRAELATAMENLPLQLLSDESAFEYERDHLPASAWPPTSWYPTWSQGRNMFHLPNAFPPIELRWILCRRL, from the coding sequence GTGCAAACCCTTGTAAATCCCCATCCCATCATGTATTCCGACCCCGTAATAGATTCTCCCACCCCTGAAAACCAGCCGTTGACTAACCCCCCCACCCTGCAACCAGGACCCCTTGTCCAACTCCAACATCGATTTCAAGGGCGCGGTCAAATCATCATGCCTTGTATCCCCGCCCTCTTGGAACATTACCTCAACTCCATTGCCCAACTATTGAACGCCCTCGGGCAAACCCTGGACCATGATGGGGTAACTCACCTCTCCCAAAGTCTATGGAGGAAATTGCAGGAGGGATTTGAAACCTCCCCTCATGCCAAAATTGTCCTCACCTACGAACCCCAACCCCATGACAGTTCCCAGTTAAAATTCCAAGTCTCTTTGTTGACTCCCGGACTGGCGGAAGAATATCAAAAGTGGGTCAAAACCAAAGAACCGCCCCTGTTCGGGGCCTATCCTGATGCCAAGGCGACTGCCATTGCCGCCCAATTTGACAATCCCGCCAATGCCCCCATCGTAGACATTGGGGCCGGGACAGGCCGCAATAGCATTCCCCTGGCCCAACGGGGTCATCCCGTAGATGCCGTAGAACTCGCCCCCATCTTCATCCAGGACCTACAAGCAACCGCCCATCACCAAAACTTACCCCTGCGAGTCATCCCGGGGAACATCCTCGATCGCCCCCTGAAACTGCCCCCCGCCTACTACCAACTGGCGATCGTCTCCGAAGTCATCTCCCATTTTCGCGACCCCTGCGAACTGCGCCTCCTACTCGCCAAACTCAGTGACGCCGTACTCACCGGCGGATTCATCTTATTCAACCTCTTCCTCCCCCTCCAAGACTACCAACCCGATCGCCTCGTCGTAGAACTCTCCCAATCCTCCTGGTGCACCCTATTTACCCGGGCCGAACTGGCCACCGCAATGGAGAACCTCCCCCTGCAACTCTTATCCGACGAATCCGCCTTTGAATACGAACGGGACCATCTCCCCGCCTCCGCATGGCCCCCCACCAGTTGGTATCCCACCTGGTCCCAAGGCCGAAATATGTTCCATCTCCCCAACGCCTTCCCCCCCATCGAATTGCGCTGGATTCTCTGCCGTCGTTTGTAA
- a CDS encoding class I SAM-dependent methyltransferase, with protein MTSQNPNHPTASVPVITDPDVLLQAMLTSFNQRLETVGELIMPGVPAMAEYYRHRIGSLFDSLAIPFQEAERNQLYQILDKKLEEGFALSPHARLRLKYHPADPPKTGLTFEFSVSVLSDIEEYQEWMNQNEQPWFGMTPDAKVLEIAELIEDPKTASVLDIGAATGRNTLALAQRGHPVDALELVPPYGDRLQQIAEQTGLPITVTAGDIFNPLVRMPLGQYQLAIATETLPLFCFDRDRLRLFLVKICDVLQTGGSVLFSLFLATEDYEPDPVTRQMSQVNWSCLFTRSDLATAMAGLPLELISDESWVNYEQTHRPEETWPPHESFLNWATGRELLLTPPDQTAMELRWILCKRL; from the coding sequence ATGACATCGCAAAATCCCAACCACCCAACTGCTTCGGTGCCAGTGATCACGGACCCTGATGTACTCTTGCAAGCGATGCTGACCAGTTTTAACCAAAGACTGGAAACCGTTGGCGAACTGATTATGCCCGGAGTTCCAGCAATGGCAGAGTATTACCGTCATCGAATTGGGTCTCTATTCGATAGTTTAGCCATCCCCTTCCAAGAAGCGGAACGAAATCAACTTTATCAAATTTTGGACAAAAAGTTAGAAGAGGGGTTTGCCTTATCTCCCCATGCCCGCCTCAGACTCAAATACCATCCGGCAGACCCCCCAAAAACTGGATTAACCTTTGAATTTTCCGTCTCTGTTTTATCGGATATTGAGGAATATCAGGAGTGGATGAACCAGAACGAACAACCCTGGTTTGGCATGACTCCCGATGCCAAAGTTTTGGAGATTGCTGAGTTAATAGAAGACCCCAAGACTGCCTCAGTTTTGGACATCGGGGCTGCCACCGGACGGAATACCTTAGCCTTGGCACAACGGGGTCATCCCGTGGATGCCTTGGAATTAGTCCCTCCCTATGGCGATCGCCTCCAACAGATTGCCGAACAAACGGGATTACCCATCACCGTGACTGCTGGAGATATCTTCAATCCCCTGGTCCGAATGCCCTTGGGACAGTATCAACTCGCGATCGCCACCGAAACCCTCCCCCTGTTTTGCTTCGATCGCGATCGCCTGCGCCTGTTCCTCGTCAAAATCTGTGATGTCCTCCAGACCGGCGGTTCAGTCCTATTTAGCCTCTTTCTTGCCACCGAAGACTACGAACCCGATCCAGTCACCCGCCAGATGTCGCAAGTCAACTGGTCCTGCCTATTCACGCGATCGGACCTCGCCACTGCAATGGCCGGATTGCCCCTAGAACTGATTTCCGATGAGTCCTGGGTCAACTATGAACAAACCCATCGCCCCGAAGAAACATGGCCTCCCCATGAATCCTTTCTCAACTGGGCAACCGGACGGGAATTATTACTCACCCCCCCAGACCAAACCGCGATGGAATTGCGCTGGATACTCTGCAAACGCTTGTAA
- a CDS encoding DUF4255 domain-containing protein, giving the protein MSNYLAIATVTACLQRMLQSSVQLDLDGARVTTVRPNNLGSGTPEKGVNLYMYQVSLNPVWQKNAEVRMRSTRDAGAKKSRTALDLHYILSFYGNETELEPQRLLGSVVKILSDRTTLTRETIYETLADSSYPYLTDSNLADQTEEICFSPMDLSLEDLSKVWSVFFQTPYSISLVYKATVVMIEGEEAAYRALPVRERALSGVIPFINRPLVEQVVSRAGKFEPILANSTLIIRGKSLNNKQTKVRISGVEITPQSVNETELLVPLALTPDNSLKAGVQSLQVIHHVSTESRGENGNGWQGEWTHETATQTLSKPTVFSQTLESNAIPFILRPVVTKVTVSKLEGKDEDVRSAQIKVRVNLNLGKQQRIVLILNEKSTQNPAAYMFEAPNRHRDGMMVTIPVKNVKPGEYLVRLQVDGAESILNVDSDPNSPNFNRYTEPKMVIR; this is encoded by the coding sequence ATGAGCAATTATCTGGCTATTGCCACCGTGACTGCCTGTTTACAACGAATGTTACAGTCTTCTGTGCAATTAGATTTAGATGGTGCAAGAGTCACCACCGTTCGCCCCAATAATTTAGGCAGCGGGACTCCGGAAAAGGGAGTTAATCTTTATATGTACCAAGTCTCCCTCAATCCCGTGTGGCAAAAGAATGCAGAAGTCCGGATGCGAAGTACCCGGGATGCGGGGGCGAAGAAATCCCGGACCGCATTAGATTTGCATTATATTCTCAGTTTCTACGGCAATGAAACAGAATTAGAACCGCAACGACTGTTAGGCAGTGTGGTGAAAATTTTGAGCGATCGCACCACCTTGACCCGAGAAACCATTTACGAAACTCTGGCTGATTCTAGCTATCCCTATTTAACCGATTCTAATTTGGCGGACCAAACCGAAGAAATTTGCTTTAGTCCGATGGATTTATCCTTAGAAGATTTATCAAAAGTTTGGTCAGTCTTTTTTCAAACGCCTTATAGTATTTCCTTGGTATATAAAGCAACGGTGGTGATGATTGAAGGAGAAGAAGCGGCGTATCGAGCTTTACCTGTGCGCGAACGTGCTCTTAGTGGCGTTATTCCCTTTATCAATCGCCCCCTGGTGGAACAAGTGGTCTCTCGTGCGGGAAAATTTGAGCCGATTCTAGCCAATAGTACCCTAATCATTCGTGGCAAAAGCCTCAACAATAAACAGACAAAAGTGCGGATTAGTGGGGTGGAAATTACCCCTCAATCCGTCAACGAAACTGAGCTATTAGTTCCCCTTGCTTTAACTCCGGATAACTCTCTCAAAGCTGGGGTACAGAGTTTACAGGTGATTCATCATGTCTCTACCGAATCTCGGGGAGAAAATGGCAACGGATGGCAGGGAGAATGGACTCATGAAACCGCGACCCAAACCTTATCCAAACCGACGGTATTTTCTCAAACTTTAGAATCGAATGCCATTCCGTTTATTTTACGTCCTGTGGTGACAAAAGTGACGGTTTCTAAATTGGAAGGAAAGGACGAAGATGTGCGATCGGCTCAAATTAAGGTCCGGGTCAATCTCAACCTGGGCAAACAGCAGCGGATTGTGTTAATTTTGAATGAAAAATCAACTCAAAATCCGGCTGCCTATATGTTTGAAGCACCCAACCGTCATCGGGATGGGATGATGGTGACGATTCCGGTTAAAAATGTGAAACCGGGTGAGTATTTGGTGCGGTTACAGGTGGATGGAGCGGAAAGTATTCTGAATGTGGATTCGGATCCGAACAGTCCTAATTTTAATCGTTATACTGAGCCTAAGATGGTGATTCGGTGA